One Solanum pennellii chromosome 10, SPENNV200 genomic region harbors:
- the LOC107032759 gene encoding uncharacterized protein LOC107032759 gives MNSWGTKGRRTGAAAARGNQNPPQAPAEGVAMPVNPAALTDAEVRASLAQMAQAITMQAQAMTAQVNRQDVLRENPPVRSIADRLRDFTRMNPPIFTGAKTSEDPQEFIDELHKILVAMGATDIEKAELASYQLKDVAQTWCKMWRDSRVLGGVPVTWELFKTAFLERFFPREMKEAKVEEFINLKQGSMTVREYSLKFVKLSRYATPLVSTSREEMSRFLTGINGDLEEDCRAAMLHDDMDLSRLMMHVQQVEDSRKRRGVRDVRRPRPQDQAGPSHGGHRNNFGVREQPKFKKGQQSAGNSDPQRNTTPRGGRPEPKRGNGGEMQRPRKTCTKCGRMHLGECRQGTNACFGCGKSGHMVIDCPQNRGQAGGNAQPRPTPHNAAAAEPPKRNRFYALKGREEQEKSADVVTGAGTGGR, from the exons atgaactCTTGGGGAACTAAGGGTCGGAGGACGGGAGCAGCAGCAGCTAGGGGTAATCAgaatccaccccaggctccagctgaaggagtggccatgccagttaacccagctgcgttgactgatgcggaggtgagggcatctctagcccagatggcacaggccatcacgATGCAGGCCCAAGCTATGACTGCCCAAGTCAACCGGCAGGATGTTCTGAGGGAAAACCCACCGGTTCGCAGCATAGCTGACAGACTgcgagacttcacgaggatgaatcctccaatttTCACAGGGGCTAAGACTTCAGAAGATCCCCAGGAATTTATAGACGAGTTGCATAAGATACTGGTGGCCATGGGGGCCACtgatattgagaaggctgagttggcttCCTACCAGCTCAaagatgttgcacagacttggtgcaaaaTGTGGCGAGATAGCCGTGTCCTAGGAGGGGTGCCAGTCACCTGGGAGCTGTTCAAGACAGCATTTTTGGAAAggttcttccctagagagatgaaagaggccaaggttgaggagttcatcaacctcaAGCAAGGATCCATGActgtcagggagtattccctgaagtttgtgaaGTTATCTAG gtatgctactcCCTTGGTTTCTACCAGCAGGGAGGAGATGAGCAGattcctcacaggaatcaatgGAGACCTGGAGGAGGATTGTCGggctgcgatgctccatgatgaTATGGACCTTTCTAGATTAATGatgcatgtccagcaggtagaggacagccgAAAGAGGAGAGGTGTACGTGATGTTAGGAGGCCtaggcctcaagatcaggcaggtcccagccatggaggccatagaaacaattttggcgtcCGCGAGCAGCCCAAATTCAAGAAGGGGCAACAGAGTGCTGGAAATTCTGACCCTCAGAGAAATACAACgcctagaggaggcagacccgaACCCAAgaggggcaatggaggtgagatgcagcgtccAAGGAAgacttgtactaagtgtggcCGAATGCACCTTGGAGAATgtagacagggcactaatgcctgtttcggttgtggtaagagtggacacatggtcATAGACTGTCCCCAGAACAGAGGTCAGGCTGggggtaatgctcagcctaggcctaccCCACATAatgcagcagcagccgagcctccgAAGAGGAACAGATTTTATGCCTTGAAAGgtagggaggagcaggagaagtccgctgatgtggtcacag gtgcaggcacaggtggacgctag